A DNA window from Pseudomonas tohonis contains the following coding sequences:
- a CDS encoding MurR/RpiR family transcriptional regulator has product MDILYLIRSRRETLGGNAARIAEAVLDDVAFAAAASIDQLASKAGVSKAAMSRFARLMDCDDLRDLRLKLARASRVGHRFLGGAPTPVSPFHGQILADIETSLRRHLDGLDEARLEAAVDLLAGARRLHAFGMGGCSTLFSMEVQYRLVRLGYPVSSYHDPVLMRMVASTCREGDVLIVLSLTGALPGMPDILRLARAYGARILALTRADGPLAPLADVVLGLHLDETDFIHKPTAARYGMLLVIDLLATELALRNVDASQELLRRVKLALDEYRQDGDRLPLGD; this is encoded by the coding sequence ATGGACATCCTGTACCTCATCCGCAGCCGCCGGGAAACACTGGGCGGCAACGCGGCACGCATCGCCGAAGCGGTGCTGGACGACGTCGCCTTCGCCGCAGCGGCCAGCATCGACCAATTGGCCAGCAAGGCCGGCGTGAGCAAGGCGGCGATGTCGCGCTTCGCGAGGCTGATGGATTGCGACGACCTGCGCGACCTGCGCCTGAAGCTGGCCCGCGCGTCCCGGGTCGGGCATCGCTTCCTGGGGGGAGCACCGACGCCGGTCTCGCCCTTCCACGGGCAGATCCTGGCGGACATCGAAACCAGCCTGCGTCGCCACCTCGACGGGCTCGACGAGGCACGCCTGGAAGCCGCCGTCGACCTGCTGGCCGGCGCGCGACGCCTCCACGCCTTCGGCATGGGCGGCTGCTCCACGCTGTTCTCGATGGAGGTGCAGTACCGCCTGGTACGGCTGGGCTATCCGGTCTCCAGCTATCACGACCCGGTGCTGATGCGCATGGTCGCCTCGACCTGCAGGGAGGGCGACGTGCTCATCGTCCTCTCCCTCACCGGCGCGCTCCCGGGCATGCCGGACATCCTGCGCCTGGCGCGAGCCTATGGCGCCCGGATCCTCGCCCTTACCCGGGCCGACGGGCCGCTGGCCCCGCTGGCGGACGTGGTGCTCGGGCTGCACCTCGATGAAACCGACTTCATCCACAAACCGACGGCTGCCCGCTACGGGATGCTGCTGGTCATCGACCTCCTCGCCACGGAGCTCGCCTTGCGCAATGTCGATGCCAGCCAGGAACTCCTGCGCCGGGTGAAGCTGGCGCTGGACGAATACCGCCAGGACGGCGACCGACTACCACTGGGGGACTGA
- a CDS encoding glutathione S-transferase N-terminal domain-containing protein, whose translation MFIKALRIGLGQLILFIDFITRPRKLRRSAEAQARVEEETASLALYQFHACPFCVKTRRTLHRLDLPIQLRDAKNDEAHRAALLAGGGKIKVPCLRIDENGESRWLYESNDIIRYLESRFAQA comes from the coding sequence GTGTTCATCAAGGCATTACGCATCGGCCTGGGTCAGTTGATCCTCTTCATCGACTTCATCACCCGCCCGCGCAAACTGCGCCGCAGCGCCGAGGCGCAGGCCCGGGTCGAGGAAGAAACCGCCAGCCTCGCGCTCTATCAGTTCCACGCCTGCCCCTTCTGCGTGAAGACCCGCCGCACCCTGCACCGCCTCGACCTGCCCATCCAGTTGCGCGACGCCAAGAACGACGAAGCCCATCGCGCGGCCCTGCTGGCCGGCGGCGGCAAGATCAAGGTGCCCTGCCTGCGCATCGACGAAAACGGTGAAAGCCGCTGGCTGTACGAGTCCAACGACATCATCCGCTACCTCGAAAGCCGCTTCGCCCAGGCCTGA
- a CDS encoding alpha/beta fold hydrolase, which yields MNEAFPFAAGTFDCPVTLYPGQPGAPALVVLPAMGVAARKYEALAQVLVAAGCNVLVADWPGQATSLPRPDRRHDYGYRELVEDFVPTLLALAGRHFLGSRQVLLGHSLGGHVAALYAAANPDAEVTVVGVACGNIHYRHWRGRKRLMTPTVALAFNLMTAVLGYLPGPRIGFGGHEARRLIREWGRVAFTGDFRHVGLPLAAPGDVGVTSLFVTIEGDNFSPEASTLGLAALIQAPPRVQRLPSPRPPHENPHSAWLRAPGSVAEFVLGWLVERGVLIARHQASNRVG from the coding sequence GTGAACGAGGCCTTCCCATTCGCCGCTGGCACCTTCGACTGCCCGGTGACCCTTTACCCGGGGCAGCCGGGCGCACCTGCGCTGGTGGTGCTGCCCGCCATGGGCGTGGCGGCGCGCAAGTACGAGGCCCTGGCCCAGGTGCTGGTGGCTGCCGGCTGCAATGTGCTGGTGGCCGACTGGCCTGGGCAGGCCACCAGCCTGCCGCGCCCGGATCGTCGCCATGATTATGGCTACCGTGAACTGGTGGAGGACTTCGTGCCCACGCTGCTGGCCCTGGCCGGGCGGCACTTCCTCGGGAGCCGCCAGGTGCTGCTGGGGCACAGTCTGGGCGGGCATGTCGCCGCGCTCTATGCCGCTGCCAACCCGGATGCCGAGGTGACGGTGGTCGGCGTCGCCTGCGGCAACATCCATTACCGCCACTGGCGCGGTCGCAAGCGCCTGATGACGCCGACGGTGGCGCTGGCCTTCAACCTGATGACGGCGGTGCTCGGCTACCTGCCGGGGCCGCGCATCGGCTTCGGCGGCCATGAGGCTCGCCGCCTGATAAGAGAGTGGGGGCGGGTCGCCTTCACCGGCGATTTCCGCCACGTCGGGTTGCCGCTCGCAGCGCCGGGGGACGTCGGCGTCACCTCGCTCTTCGTCACCATCGAGGGCGACAACTTCTCACCGGAGGCGTCGACCCTCGGCCTGGCCGCGCTGATCCAGGCGCCGCCCCGCGTGCAGCGCCTGCCATCGCCGCGCCCGCCCCACGAGAACCCCCACAGCGCCTGGTTGCGCGCGCCGGGCTCGGTGGCGGAGTTCGTGCTGGGCTGGCTGGTGGAGCGGGGCGTCTTGATTGCCCGGCATCAGGCTTCGAACCGCGTTGGCTGA
- a CDS encoding sugar kinase, whose protein sequence is MRIACLGECMVELAATPLRRGFGGDTLNTALYLARLLAGTPHRVEYLSALGDAPLSEQMLHAWAEEGIDTRRVARLPGHRPGLYLVEVDALGERRFHYWRGESAARRWFAGAIALEDWLARPRLDMLYLSGISLALFPPPRREALLAALADFRAEGGRIGFDSNYRAELWSVEEARPVHQRMLSLTDIALLTLDDECRLHGPHEARAAADRALQLGCAEVVIKRGAAACLVATADQRIEVPALPVPRVVDSCAAGDAFAAGYLAGRTLRRSPAVSAEDGHRLAAAVIGHPGAIIPRCAMPTAFA, encoded by the coding sequence ATGCGCATCGCCTGCCTTGGAGAATGCATGGTGGAACTCGCCGCCACCCCGCTCAGGCGCGGCTTCGGCGGCGACACCCTGAACACCGCGCTCTACCTCGCCCGCCTCCTGGCGGGAACGCCCCACCGGGTCGAGTACCTCAGCGCCCTCGGTGACGCCCCCCTGAGCGAGCAGATGCTCCACGCCTGGGCAGAGGAAGGCATCGATACCCGTCGGGTGGCGCGGCTCCCGGGCCACCGTCCGGGCCTGTACCTGGTGGAGGTCGATGCGCTGGGCGAGCGCCGCTTCCATTACTGGCGCGGGGAAAGCGCCGCGCGCCGCTGGTTCGCCGGCGCGATCGCGCTGGAGGACTGGCTCGCCCGGCCACGCCTCGACATGCTCTACCTGTCCGGCATCAGCCTCGCGCTGTTTCCGCCACCACGGCGCGAGGCGCTGCTGGCTGCACTGGCCGACTTCAGGGCCGAGGGCGGCCGGATCGGCTTCGACAGCAACTACCGGGCGGAACTCTGGAGCGTCGAAGAGGCCCGCCCCGTGCACCAGCGGATGCTGTCCCTGACGGACATCGCCCTGCTGACCCTGGATGACGAATGCCGACTGCACGGCCCCCATGAGGCACGGGCCGCGGCGGATCGGGCACTCCAGCTGGGGTGTGCGGAGGTGGTGATCAAGCGCGGCGCCGCCGCCTGCCTGGTCGCGACCGCCGATCAGCGCATCGAGGTGCCCGCTCTGCCCGTCCCGCGCGTGGTGGACAGTTGCGCGGCGGGCGACGCCTTTGCGGCCGGCTACCTGGCCGGGCGCACCCTGCGGCGATCGCCCGCCGTATCCGCCGAGGACGGGCACCGCCTTGCCGCTGCCGTGATCGGGCATCCAGGCGCGATCATCCCGCGCTGCGCCATGCCCACAGCCTTCGCCTGA
- a CDS encoding amidotransferase, whose amino-acid sequence MPLRICILETDILRPELIDQYQGYGKMFEQLFAKQPIEAQFSVYNVVEGNYPPAGERFDAYLVTGSKADSFGDDPWIQTLRTYLLERFENGDKLLGVCFGHQLLALLLGGRTERATQGWGVGTHAYRIAEQPAWMSPALDQLTLLISHQDQVTQLPENATLIASSDFCPNAAYAIGDQVLCFQGHPEFIHDYSRALLDIRQQFLGEEIYGKGVASLDKQHQGATVAEWMMRFVAQGRDAA is encoded by the coding sequence ATGCCGTTACGTATCTGCATCCTGGAAACCGACATCCTCCGTCCCGAACTGATCGACCAGTACCAGGGCTACGGGAAGATGTTCGAGCAGCTGTTCGCCAAGCAGCCGATCGAGGCCCAGTTCAGCGTCTACAACGTGGTGGAGGGCAACTACCCGCCGGCCGGGGAGCGCTTCGACGCCTACCTGGTCACCGGCAGCAAGGCCGATTCGTTCGGCGACGATCCGTGGATCCAGACCCTGCGCACCTACCTGCTGGAGCGCTTCGAGAACGGTGACAAGCTGCTGGGCGTGTGCTTCGGCCACCAGCTCCTGGCGCTGCTGCTGGGCGGCCGCACCGAGCGTGCGACCCAGGGCTGGGGGGTCGGCACCCACGCCTACCGCATCGCCGAACAGCCGGCCTGGATGAGCCCGGCGCTGGACCAGCTGACCCTGCTGATCAGCCACCAGGACCAGGTCACCCAGCTGCCGGAGAACGCGACCCTGATCGCCTCCAGCGACTTCTGCCCGAACGCCGCCTACGCCATCGGCGACCAGGTGCTGTGCTTCCAGGGGCACCCGGAATTCATCCACGACTACTCGCGCGCGCTGCTGGACATCCGCCAGCAGTTCCTCGGCGAGGAGATCTACGGCAAGGGCGTCGCCAGCCTGGACAAGCAGCACCAGGGCGCCACGGTGGCGGAGTGGATGATGCGCTTCGTCGCCCAGGGGCGCGACGCGGCCTGA
- a CDS encoding magnesium and cobalt transport protein CorA, with protein MGHVVAAAVYAKGKKITDISLDQGKEWAKKPGHFVWIGLHDPGAEELTNLQRQFDLHELALEDALVRHTRPKLETFGDALFLVLYSPVRTDAGLTFVETQLFAGTGYVISARYGESAPYSQVRQRCEARPLLLEHGEDFVLYALLAFVIENYRPLMDSYHGELEALEQLVLDRPLSQADVEHIQGVRRDLLRLRRYIGPLAEICQELQRLDFPFIDKNMRPYFRDIAIHVNRLLEDLTALREMADHAIEIGLLLESSRQSVVQRKFAAWAAILAFPTAVAGIYGMNFQNMPELTWHYGYFGVLGFIAVGCTGLFASFKRSGWL; from the coding sequence ATGGGCCATGTGGTAGCCGCCGCCGTCTACGCCAAGGGCAAGAAGATCACCGACATCAGCCTCGACCAGGGCAAGGAGTGGGCGAAGAAGCCGGGCCACTTCGTCTGGATCGGCCTGCATGACCCGGGCGCCGAAGAGCTGACCAACCTGCAGCGCCAGTTCGACCTGCACGAACTGGCCCTCGAAGACGCCCTGGTGCGCCACACCCGGCCGAAACTCGAGACCTTCGGCGACGCGCTGTTTCTGGTGCTCTACTCGCCGGTGCGCACCGACGCCGGCCTGACCTTCGTCGAAACCCAGCTGTTCGCCGGCACCGGCTACGTGATCAGCGCCCGCTACGGCGAATCGGCGCCCTACTCCCAGGTCCGCCAGCGCTGCGAAGCGCGCCCGCTGCTGCTGGAACACGGCGAGGACTTCGTGCTCTACGCGCTGCTGGCCTTCGTCATCGAGAACTACCGCCCCCTGATGGACAGCTACCACGGCGAGCTGGAGGCCCTGGAGCAACTGGTGCTCGACCGGCCCCTGAGCCAGGCCGACGTCGAACACATCCAGGGCGTGCGCCGCGACCTGCTGCGCCTGCGCCGCTACATCGGCCCGCTGGCGGAGATCTGCCAGGAGCTGCAACGCCTGGACTTCCCCTTCATCGACAAGAACATGCGGCCCTACTTCCGCGACATCGCCATCCACGTCAACCGCCTGCTGGAAGACCTCACCGCGCTGCGCGAGATGGCCGACCACGCCATCGAGATCGGCCTGCTGCTGGAGTCCTCGCGCCAGAGCGTGGTGCAGCGCAAGTTCGCCGCCTGGGCGGCCATCCTCGCCTTCCCCACCGCCGTGGCCGGCATCTACGGGATGAACTTCCAGAACATGCCGGAACTGACCTGGCACTACGGCTACTTCGGCGTGCTCGGCTTCATCGCCGTCGGCTGTACCGGGCTGTTCGCCAGCTTCAAGCGCTCGGGCTGGCTCTAG
- a CDS encoding RidA family protein → MTSLKRYARATGSAAQPMPFARAVQADGWLHVSGQTPLLDGVMVDGGIVPQARQCLRNLVAILEEAGYGPEHVVRCGVWLDDPRDFAAFNAVFLEFFGEHPPARACVVSSMVIDCRVEVDCIAYRTPGRR, encoded by the coding sequence ATGACCTCATTGAAACGCTACGCCCGGGCCACCGGCAGCGCCGCCCAGCCCATGCCATTCGCCCGCGCCGTACAGGCCGACGGCTGGCTCCATGTATCCGGCCAGACGCCGCTTCTGGACGGGGTGATGGTGGACGGCGGCATCGTCCCCCAGGCGCGCCAGTGCCTGCGCAACCTGGTGGCGATACTCGAGGAGGCCGGCTACGGGCCCGAGCACGTGGTGCGCTGCGGTGTCTGGCTGGACGACCCACGGGACTTCGCCGCCTTCAACGCCGTGTTCCTGGAGTTCTTCGGCGAACACCCGCCAGCGCGGGCCTGCGTGGTCTCCAGCATGGTGATCGACTGCCGCGTCGAGGTGGACTGCATCGCCTACCGCACGCCCGGGCGGAGGTGA
- a CDS encoding amino acid deaminase: MAENKFQRRLLDPNGKGLGHAPDGALVERVGEYGWDILADEVSLPVAVLRQSRIEHNLAWMSRFIQAYGVQLAPHGKTTMSPALFHRQLEHGAWGITLATAPQVRAARNHGVRRVLMANQLVGKANMAIISRLLRDPGFSFCCLVESAANVEALGRYFGDAGQRLRVLLEFGAQGGRTGVRDAAQEAEVLAAIARWPQAISLVGCEVYEGVLQEEHQVRQLLGHVLERTRRLASEGRFGEPEVILSGAGSAWFDVVAETFGGQDIGRPLQVVLRPGCYLTHDEGIYREAGRRIHAGNAVAREMGSSLLPALQLWAHVQALPERGLAIVGLGKRDAAFDAGMPLPALHHRPGEGARPTVAPAAWRLTRMMDQHAFMETPPDADLQVGDLLAFDISHPCLTFDKWRQLLLVDDDYRVRGAVETFF; this comes from the coding sequence ATGGCTGAAAACAAGTTTCAACGACGACTGCTCGACCCCAACGGCAAGGGCCTCGGCCACGCCCCGGATGGAGCCCTGGTGGAGCGCGTGGGGGAATACGGCTGGGACATCCTCGCCGACGAAGTCAGCCTGCCGGTCGCCGTGCTGCGCCAGAGCCGCATCGAACACAACCTCGCCTGGATGAGCCGGTTCATCCAGGCCTATGGCGTGCAACTGGCGCCGCACGGCAAGACCACCATGAGCCCGGCGCTGTTCCACCGGCAGCTGGAACACGGCGCCTGGGGCATCACCCTGGCCACCGCTCCCCAGGTACGGGCCGCACGCAACCACGGCGTGCGCCGCGTGCTGATGGCCAACCAGCTGGTGGGCAAGGCCAACATGGCGATCATCTCGCGCCTGCTCCGCGACCCGGGCTTCAGCTTCTGTTGCCTGGTGGAATCCGCTGCCAACGTCGAGGCACTGGGGCGCTATTTCGGCGACGCCGGCCAGCGCCTGCGGGTGCTGCTGGAGTTCGGTGCGCAGGGTGGGCGCACCGGCGTTCGGGATGCCGCCCAGGAAGCCGAAGTGCTGGCCGCCATCGCGCGCTGGCCCCAGGCGATCAGCCTGGTGGGCTGCGAGGTCTACGAAGGCGTGCTGCAGGAGGAGCATCAGGTCCGCCAGCTGCTCGGCCATGTGCTGGAACGCACCCGCCGACTGGCCAGCGAAGGCCGCTTCGGCGAACCCGAGGTGATTCTCTCCGGTGCCGGTTCCGCCTGGTTCGACGTGGTAGCGGAGACCTTCGGCGGCCAGGACATCGGCAGGCCGCTGCAGGTGGTGCTGCGCCCGGGCTGCTACCTGACGCATGACGAAGGCATCTACCGCGAGGCGGGCCGGCGCATCCACGCCGGCAACGCCGTGGCCAGGGAAATGGGCAGCAGCCTGCTCCCGGCGCTGCAGCTCTGGGCCCACGTGCAGGCCCTGCCCGAACGGGGCCTGGCGATCGTGGGCCTGGGCAAGCGCGACGCCGCGTTCGATGCGGGCATGCCCCTGCCGGCGCTGCACCACCGCCCTGGCGAAGGGGCCCGGCCAACGGTCGCGCCCGCGGCCTGGAGGCTCACGCGGATGATGGACCAGCACGCCTTCATGGAAACACCCCCCGACGCCGACCTGCAGGTGGGCGACCTGCTGGCCTTCGATATCTCCCACCCCTGCCTGACCTTCGACAAATGGCGCCAGTTGCTGCTGGTGGATGACGACTACCGCGTCCGGGGCGCCGTGGAAACCTTCTTCTAG
- a CDS encoding N-acyl-D-amino-acid deacylase family protein, which produces MTHYDTLIRGARIMDGSGTEEFVADVGLDQGRIVHIGEAARGSTANRVFDAEGLVLAPGFIDAHTHDDMAVIRHPAMLPKLSQGVTTVIVGNCGISAAPVRLAGALPDPMNLLGPSEAFRYPRFADYRQALEQACPAVNVAALVGHTALRNNQLDRLERSATQAEIRAMRIELAESLAEGAIGLSSGLAYASARAADIEEVRGLAEELAHHGGLYATHLRDEFDGILEALDEAFAIGRHADSPVVVSHLKCAGAGNWGRSAEVLAHLDAASAGQPLGWDCYPYAASASTLDLGQVTDAYDILITWSEPHPHMARRTLADIAATWDLPLLEAARRLQPAGAVYHCMSEADVQRILAHPLTMIGSDGLPEDPHPHPRLWGTFPRVLGHYAQDIGLFSLEEAVRKMTSLPAGRFGLDRRGLIRTGHWADLVLFDPLSLSDVASFEDPQCPATGIHAVWVNGTLAHRPGEACPQRAGRFLARNTSERT; this is translated from the coding sequence ATGACGCACTACGACACGCTGATCCGCGGCGCGCGGATCATGGATGGCAGCGGCACGGAGGAATTCGTCGCCGATGTCGGGCTCGACCAGGGGCGCATCGTCCACATCGGCGAGGCCGCCCGCGGCAGCACGGCCAACCGGGTGTTCGACGCCGAGGGGCTGGTCCTGGCCCCGGGTTTCATCGACGCGCACACCCACGACGACATGGCGGTGATCCGCCACCCGGCCATGCTGCCCAAGCTGAGCCAGGGCGTAACCACGGTGATCGTCGGCAACTGCGGTATCAGCGCCGCCCCCGTCAGGCTGGCCGGCGCCCTGCCGGACCCGATGAACCTGCTGGGGCCGTCCGAGGCGTTCCGTTATCCGCGCTTCGCCGACTATCGCCAGGCGCTCGAGCAGGCCTGCCCGGCCGTCAACGTCGCCGCCCTGGTGGGGCACACCGCCCTGCGCAACAACCAGCTGGACCGCCTCGAGCGCAGCGCCACACAGGCCGAGATCCGCGCCATGCGCATCGAGCTGGCCGAAAGCCTGGCCGAAGGCGCCATCGGCCTGAGCAGCGGGCTGGCCTACGCATCGGCCCGCGCCGCGGACATCGAGGAAGTGCGCGGGCTGGCCGAAGAACTGGCCCATCACGGCGGCCTGTATGCCACGCACCTGCGCGATGAGTTCGACGGCATTCTCGAGGCACTCGACGAGGCCTTCGCCATCGGCCGCCACGCCGACAGCCCGGTGGTGGTGTCCCACCTCAAGTGCGCGGGCGCCGGCAACTGGGGACGCAGCGCCGAGGTGCTCGCCCACCTGGACGCCGCCAGCGCAGGGCAGCCCCTGGGCTGGGACTGCTACCCCTATGCGGCCAGCGCCTCGACCCTCGACCTCGGCCAGGTCACCGACGCCTACGACATCCTGATCACCTGGTCGGAGCCCCATCCCCACATGGCGCGCCGCACCCTCGCCGATATCGCCGCCACCTGGGACCTGCCCCTGCTGGAGGCGGCGCGACGCCTGCAACCCGCCGGTGCGGTGTATCACTGCATGAGCGAGGCGGACGTGCAGCGCATCCTCGCGCACCCGCTGACCATGATCGGCTCGGACGGCCTGCCGGAAGACCCGCACCCCCACCCACGGCTCTGGGGGACGTTCCCCCGGGTGCTCGGCCACTACGCCCAGGACATCGGCCTGTTCAGCCTCGAGGAAGCGGTGCGCAAGATGACCTCGCTGCCTGCCGGGCGCTTCGGGCTGGACCGGCGCGGGCTGATCCGCACCGGCCACTGGGCCGACCTGGTGCTCTTCGATCCGCTGAGCCTTTCGGACGTCGCCAGCTTCGAAGACCCGCAATGCCCCGCGACCGGCATTCACGCCGTGTGGGTCAACGGCACCCTGGCCCATCGCCCCGGTGAAGCCTGCCCGCAGAGGGCCGGCCGCTTCCTCGCCCGCAACACATCCGAACGGACCTGA
- a CDS encoding gluconate:H+ symporter has protein sequence MPATAGSHLLIHALIAIIALVLLIARYRLNPFIVITLVSMGLALSAGMPPQEIMTAYEAGVGRTLGHIALVVALGTMLGKMMAESGGAERIAQTLIARFGERNAHWAMAAIAFLCGLPLFFEVGFVLLVPIAFTVARQVGVSILMTGLPMVAGLSVVHGLVPPHPAAMLAVGEYSAQVGRTVLYAILVGVPTAAIAGPLFTRLVAPRIQLPAHNPIGEQLLRSEGSSASLPSFGITLGTILLPVALMLLGGWADALSTRGSGLNQVLSFIGNSVVALLIATLFSFWSLGLARGFNRDAILKFSTECLAPTAAITLLVGAGGGLNRILMETGITTEIVALSSRFELSPLLLGWLVAALMRIATGSATVAMTTAAGIVAPIALAGGYPHPELLVLSTGAGSLILSHVNDGGFWLIKEYFNLSVLQTLQTWTVLETLISLVALLLTGGLALIL, from the coding sequence ATGCCCGCCACTGCCGGCAGTCACCTGCTGATCCATGCCCTGATCGCCATCATCGCCCTGGTGCTGCTGATCGCGCGTTACCGTCTCAACCCCTTCATCGTCATCACCCTGGTCTCCATGGGGCTCGCCCTCTCCGCCGGGATGCCGCCCCAGGAGATCATGACCGCCTACGAGGCCGGGGTAGGCCGGACGCTCGGCCACATCGCGCTGGTGGTCGCCCTGGGCACCATGCTCGGCAAGATGATGGCCGAGTCCGGGGGTGCGGAACGCATCGCGCAGACCCTGATCGCCCGTTTCGGCGAACGCAATGCGCATTGGGCCATGGCGGCCATCGCCTTCCTGTGCGGCCTGCCGCTGTTCTTCGAGGTGGGCTTCGTGCTGCTGGTGCCCATCGCCTTCACGGTGGCCCGCCAGGTCGGCGTGTCGATCCTGATGACCGGCCTGCCCATGGTGGCCGGGCTGTCGGTGGTCCACGGGCTGGTTCCACCCCACCCCGCCGCCATGCTGGCGGTGGGCGAATACTCCGCGCAGGTGGGCAGGACCGTGCTCTACGCCATCCTGGTGGGCGTGCCCACCGCCGCGATCGCCGGCCCGCTCTTCACCCGGCTGGTGGCACCGCGCATCCAGCTGCCCGCCCACAACCCCATCGGCGAACAACTGCTCCGCTCCGAGGGCTCATCCGCTTCGCTGCCGAGCTTCGGCATCACCCTCGGCACCATCCTGCTGCCGGTGGCGCTGATGCTGCTCGGAGGCTGGGCCGATGCGCTGAGCACCCGGGGCAGCGGGCTCAACCAGGTTCTCTCGTTCATCGGCAACTCGGTGGTCGCCCTGCTGATCGCCACCCTCTTCAGCTTCTGGAGCCTGGGTCTGGCGCGAGGCTTCAACCGTGACGCGATCCTGAAGTTCAGCACCGAATGCCTGGCCCCCACCGCCGCCATCACCCTGCTGGTGGGGGCCGGTGGCGGCCTCAATCGCATCCTCATGGAGACCGGCATCACCACCGAGATCGTCGCCCTGTCGTCGCGCTTCGAGTTGTCGCCCCTGCTGCTGGGGTGGCTGGTCGCCGCGCTCATGCGCATCGCCACCGGCTCGGCCACCGTCGCCATGACCACCGCCGCCGGCATCGTCGCGCCCATCGCCCTGGCCGGCGGCTATCCCCATCCGGAGCTGCTGGTGCTGAGCACGGGCGCGGGCTCGCTGATCCTCTCCCACGTCAACGATGGCGGCTTCTGGCTGATCAAGGAGTACTTCAACCTGTCCGTGCTCCAGACCCTGCAGACCTGGACGGTCCTGGAAACGCTGATCTCGCTGGTCGCCCTGCTGCTCACCGGCGGCCTGGCGCTGATCCTCTGA
- a CDS encoding 1-acylglycerol-3-phosphate O-acyltransferase → MLFLPRMILMGLHFIVAGIAGLLLGICRPFNPDNSRLCARLYSLPALRILRLKVKTDVALLEHDKACVIIANHQSNYDLYVLGRVVPPRTVSIGKKSLKWVPFFGQLYWLAGNVLIDRGNARKARDAMLTTTETLRNKDTSIWVFPEGTRNLGEELLQFKRGAFQMAIAAGVPIIPVCVSNYVKQMRLNSWNSGKVIIRALPAIPTVGLSLDDLPMLIEECRQKMLDCINAMDRELAQA, encoded by the coding sequence ATGCTTTTCCTTCCGCGCATGATTCTCATGGGCCTGCACTTCATCGTCGCCGGCATCGCCGGTTTGCTGCTCGGCATCTGCCGCCCGTTCAACCCGGACAACAGCCGCCTCTGCGCCCGCCTCTACTCCCTGCCGGCGCTGCGCATCCTGCGCCTGAAGGTGAAGACCGACGTGGCCCTGCTGGAGCACGACAAGGCCTGCGTCATCATCGCCAACCACCAGTCCAACTACGACCTCTACGTGCTCGGCCGCGTGGTGCCGCCGCGCACCGTCAGCATCGGCAAGAAGAGCCTCAAGTGGGTGCCCTTCTTCGGCCAGCTCTACTGGCTCGCCGGCAACGTGCTGATCGACCGTGGCAATGCGCGCAAGGCCCGCGACGCGATGCTCACCACCACCGAAACGCTGCGCAACAAGGACACCTCCATCTGGGTCTTCCCCGAAGGCACCCGCAACCTCGGCGAAGAGCTGCTGCAGTTCAAGCGCGGCGCCTTCCAGATGGCCATTGCCGCCGGCGTACCGATCATCCCGGTGTGCGTCAGCAACTACGTCAAGCAGATGCGCCTGAACAGCTGGAACAGCGGCAAGGTGATCATCCGCGCCCTGCCCGCCATCCCCACCGTCGGCCTGAGCCTGGACGACCTGCCCATGCTGATCGAGGAATGCCGGCAGAAGATGCTCGACTGCATCAACGCCATGGACCGTGAACTGGCCCAGGCCTGA